A genomic window from Maylandia zebra isolate NMK-2024a linkage group LG20, Mzebra_GT3a, whole genome shotgun sequence includes:
- the LOC101468206 gene encoding transcription factor HES-2 produces the protein MSPSFTTEASQPLPARSTVAQRKQANELRKTLKPLLEKRRRARINDSLNHLKSLILPLVGKDNARYSKLEKADILEMTVRFLRDLPSTPVKDSADSYREGYKACLQRVSALLPKSLDQDACQRVHDFVQQSMSATVTPTCLNCCAQSSRTLPQIQEKIMSLKSSFTYRLETQHRSSSAVAPSRAQADQQAVSAATWRPW, from the exons ATGAGTCCCAGCTTCACTACTGAGGCCAGCCAGCCTCTCCCTGCAAGGTCCACCGTGGCCCAGAGAAAACAAGCCAACGAACTTAGAAAG aCTCTTAAACCCCTGCTGGAGAAGAGAAGACGAGCTCGCATCAATGACAGTCTCAATCATTTGAAGAGCCTGATTTTGCCCCTTGTTGGCAAAGATAACGCACGCTACTCCAAGCTGGAAAAAGCGGACATTCTGGAAATGACAGTCCGCTTCCTCAGAGATCTTCCTTCCACCCCAGTCAAAG ACTCCGCAGACAGTTACAGAGAAGGTTACAAAGCTTGCCTCCAGCGTGTTTCCGCGCTGCTTCCCAAAAGTCTGGATCAGGACGCGTGCCAACGGGTGCACGACTTCGTCCAGCAGTCCATGTCTGCCACCGTCACTCCAACCTGCCTGAACTGCTGTGCCCAGAGCTCCAGGACTTTACCTCAGATCCAAGAGAAAATTATGAGCCTCAAATCCAGCTTCACCTACAGGCTGGAGACTCAGCACCGCAGCAGCAGCGCAGTGGCTCCAAGCAGAGCGCAGGCAGACCAGCAGGCTGTCAGCGCTGCTACGTGGAGACCTTGGTAG
- the LOC101468498 gene encoding transcription factor HES-2-like, with protein sequence MSPNMTCEALQSFSPKLSLAKRKEALELRKTMKPLMEKRRRARINESLNRLKNLIIPLTGRDHSRYSKLEKADILEMTVRFLGDIQPANAKSSVENYREGFKACLKRVSVLLPQTNLDPDAHQRVNEFVQQSISATVTPTCLNCCAQTSMTLPQIHQRLLSIKSSFSSRVQSQQRSSAAVPNHAQSDSQTASAAVWRPW encoded by the exons ATGTCTCCGAACATGACATGCGAAGCTCTCCAATCTTTTTCCCCAAAGCTATCTCTtgccaaaagaaaagaagctctTGAACTGAGAAAG ACTATGAAACCGCTAATGGAAAAAAGAAGACGCGCCCGTATTAACGAAAGTCTGAACCGCTTAAAAAACCTAATCATCCCCCTCACAGGCAGAGAT CACTCTCGTTACTCCAAGCTTGAGAAAGCAGACATCCTGGAAATGACCGTGCGGTTCCTCGGTGACATTCAACCTGCTAACGCTAAAA GTTCTGTAGAGAATTACAGGGAAGGTTTTAAGGCGTGCCTCAAACGCGTCTCTGTTCTGCTTCCCCAAACCAACTTGGATCCAGACGCACACCAGCGCGTCAATGAATTTGTCCAGCAGTCCATATCCGCCACCGTCACCCCAACCTGCCTGAACTGCTGCGCCCAGACCTCGATGACTTTGCCTCAGATCCATCAGAGACTCTTGAGCATCAAATCCAGCTTCAGCTCCAGGGTGCAGAGTCAGCAACGCAGCAGCGCAGCGGTCCCAAACCATGCGCAGTCAGACTCGCAGACTGCCAGCGCTGCAGTGTGGAGACCTTGGTAA